CTCCGGATCCTGGAGAAAGCCCTGCTGCGCGAACACCCTTCCAAGCTCTCGGACCTTGTTCCAGAACACGCTCTGGTACCAGTGATCCACCCAGAACTTGTGGTCCTCGATGGAGTAATACACGTCCCGGGTAAGCGCCAGGAGCTGATCGAAGGCCTGCCGGTCCTGTTCCGTAGCCAACAGCTCCCGGTAGCCCCGGGTGATCTCGTCCCGCTCCCGGCGCACGGCCTCCGAATCCCGATCCACCGGTTCTCCGCGCTGGATCTTCCCGACAAGGACGCGGAGGGCATCCACGGCCGGGGAGGGGTCGTCCACCCACGCGCGGTGCTGGTGCTGCATGCCGGACCCCGTGTTCACATAGAACCAGGGGTCGCTGCTGCGCTTCCACTCCTCCAGCCACGCCCGGCCCTCGGGGCTCTGTTCCAGCGCCCGGAACACCTCCTGGGCGGAGGTCCTACCCTGGAAGACAGGCGCGATCCCCAATTCCACCGCCCGCTGGGCCAGACGCCGGAGCTCGTCCTGGGGCCGGAACATGCTCACCTCGATGGCTCCGATCATGCGGGTGACGTCCTGATCGCTGATCTCCGGGAAGGCCCGCTTGCAGAAGTCGTAGAAGGTAAGGTAGGCTGCGAATCCGATCATCACCACTTCCATGTGGTACTGGGCGGCCCGGTTCGCACTCTCCAGGAACTGCGTCCAGGCCCGGAACAGATCGTACGAGGTCCCCAGTCCCCGCCGGTTGAAGACCCACTCCTTGGGCTCCACCTCTGGAAGGTCCGGGAACCGGATCTCCTGAAGGATCCGTACCTCCCCTATGACCTTCTGCTTCCACTCCTCATAGAGGGTTCTCCAGTTCGCGTAGTAGTAGCCGGCGCGCTCATTGAACAGCTGCGCCCGTTCCTGGATCTTCTGGGGGTCCGTCACGGAAACGCTGCTGATGTACACGTACCCGTTGAGAACCCGGAAGTCCACCCCCATGGCGGGTGGAATGCAGAACAGACGGCTGTTCATCTCCCCGATGGCGATGTACCAGATCTCGGGAACCAGGAGGTCAAAGGGAGCCACGGGCTCGGGGAAGTGCATGCCGTTGTAGAACCACAGGCGTGCCTCGTCCTCCGCCCGCCGCTCCGGGGTAAACCGCACGTAGGGCGGGTACATCTCATGCCAGTCCTCCGCACCCGGCGGCGCTTCCACCTCGAACGGGCTGGGAAACCGCATCGGCTCCGCCATGTTTCCTCCCTCCCTTCTGCGCTTCGCGGCTCGGACAGTACCCTCACCGGACCTGTCCGGTGAGCACGGGGACCAGACGGCCGTACAGCTCAAGCCGTCGCCGGGCCACCTCCACGTTCTCCAGGAACACCCGAACCCGCATCCGCTCGAGCTCCTTGCGCACCCGGGAGGGGCTTCCCGGGGTGGCGTCCCCGAAGGAGTAGTTCACCTCCTCCAGGGTGATCTTCCCCTCACGGCTTGCGAGCCACAGGGCCGCGCATCGGGCCGCGTTGGGATGCGGCGCCCGGGCGAACAGGGCAATTACGAACCGGCCCGCGAAGGTGGGGGAAACAGGCGCCCACCCCCAGGGCTCCTGCAGGCGCTCCCGGCGGTGGATGGTGGTCCCTAGAACCGTCCAGTGCAGATC
Above is a window of Armatimonadota bacterium DNA encoding:
- a CDS encoding PEP-utilizing enzyme, whose protein sequence is MAEPMRFPSPFEVEAPPGAEDWHEMYPPYVRFTPERRAEDEARLWFYNGMHFPEPVAPFDLLVPEIWYIAIGEMNSRLFCIPPAMGVDFRVLNGYVYISSVSVTDPQKIQERAQLFNERAGYYYANWRTLYEEWKQKVIGEVRILQEIRFPDLPEVEPKEWVFNRRGLGTSYDLFRAWTQFLESANRAAQYHMEVVMIGFAAYLTFYDFCKRAFPEISDQDVTRMIGAIEVSMFRPQDELRRLAQRAVELGIAPVFQGRTSAQEVFRALEQSPEGRAWLEEWKRSSDPWFYVNTGSGMQHQHRAWVDDPSPAVDALRVLVGKIQRGEPVDRDSEAVRRERDEITRGYRELLATEQDRQAFDQLLALTRDVYYSIEDHKFWVDHWYQSVFWNKVRELGRVFAQQGFLQDPEDIFYLHHTEVYQGLVDLLIGWSVGAPAWGPRHWPGQVAKRRRLLERLRAWSPPPALGVVPEVIGDPAVIMLWGITPDRLQVWLTPEEGKVVLGAAGSPGTAEGPARVVHSVEELHQVQPGEILVCPVTEPSWAPVFVKVQGIVTDIGGIMSHAAIVAREYRIPAVVGTGVGTKRIRTGQWVRVDGGTGTVTILGE